The following are from one region of the Vanessa atalanta chromosome 5, ilVanAtal1.2, whole genome shotgun sequence genome:
- the LOC125063920 gene encoding DNA N6-methyl adenine demethylase, with translation MKQEHPSQPMAPMPFYAGDPNRFPTAWQTDPSQGWQNQFIQQLPTQTGQTTLDYQGNHTPYATSPHYQANTTYTVQNVATTFDVTNNAYYPAGVQTIPAQRPPSNRGAYTPVPSPRAPLYTTEYQQQMQQHRQEEAEQQMFSQSDRVNLNSRLKTMILNKQNHIRDGTNTPPDKGDPGEGPPRVIDDRKSGVTEDRNNTGHFLSYSHHLRDNYRIGEQGISVAGNYSQNTHAYGLGDFGGGGHHVWEGGTEVSKNYEKNNLSKTVSKTSQKLPSYTDMRPQYGTYTNVPYDAQKYAEMYGSDSNLSYNQQDSKDFQSKMLIGPVSDINQQNCASSRDVNAQKRAYDREPYDPKFRHQVAPLIPKLEIPDNFQYFKDPIKIEPQRHLNQNVYSKPNETLANISYKEYSNNISSRQGQVTALPPISTIKHENFNQKPQIYQNFQNGPYERKNNKNDVYAQIPRIQESVGFQKYNRNYEARHEKESDNSERSTPIDPKPPYYIEQIKSEHSPPGHKIYKNLNYGPPRNEPYMFTGEGGPVSIRNEIGYACCRQGSTKNPPPEHLRDGACPGLQTKDEILEDDAENTDKTDSKNQSKPGTPVPESHIKNTKENQFNYSKEYLDNLERLKNNSRTEVPDCNCFPADKNPPEPGSYYTHLGASSSLSELRKDLEARTGLSGKELRIEKICYTGKEGKTAQGCPMAKWVIRRSNYTEKVLVVVKFRNGHKCATSWIVVCLVAWEGIPQSEADLDYTLLSHKLNRYGLPTTRRCATNENRTCACQGLDPETCGASYSFGCSWSMYYNGCKYARSKTVRKFRLSVKTEESEIEERMHVLATLLSPLYMNLAPKSFDNQCQFEKEASDCRLGFKPGRPFSGVTACIDFCAHAHRDLHNMNNGCTAVVTLAKHRALSKPNDEQLHVLPLYVLDTTDEFGSKEAQEEKMKSGALEVLDKYPMEVRVRSVPLQPCRRHGKKRKDDENSDSNNSSTNTPQQSPGNQKKPQCTTPAPKTPQPNDVRNNASPRSQSSASPRANTPALSQSNNSAFSNNPHYNSAFVNPNMHGLNPGLMNASLGNPALLDMATMIDNFTDAQLQSNQISSTVLDSPYNPYDQSYNLHNQSSIYNPNHVPALMENNSQNSNPNQLPSFSPALQKRDQQFSTHNSGPMNAPQQQWPDFDNTEIFNNVVKEDPDSTTAHLNMPPNNYSPDSNRSDTNSDQIYKNNTESEKQHVINDISQKIPEFDMPNSPRLTEISQKTHRTPESPASSQELKSPNNDTITNPEIRKSVWKSPDSKNWEAKSKEQVNENESALFRVPKARPPSRSQYLNPNEGMENSTFLKPYPPSDRNHTNQGYEHRSMHDIRMNNVVPPTSAVQSNYTISHDETQNTSSNKPVAEFTGNNFHPISQNSYSNQPSMQGYGNYPQMTNAYPFSTNPYGHYNPYENSYNDYNSLAYYNAEKYKREELIRNSHCYNSYGYQYNPNFAANFYQNPSPNWCQSSPNWCLYPPPFSIPYPPEPPKAEPIGEVTGLSDNLECFKDSQMGGVAIALGHGSVLFECAKHEMHSTTAVKSPNRVNPTRISLVFYQHRNLNRPKHGLEEWEEKMRLKKLGLNPSTPSTPGPNSNSASPATTPGPDQRQITTAEKWKNNENLIPGGYSSLSALVEATNAAKKSGQIRLRTDTQTTMSWTTLFPMHPCTVTGPYQESGT, from the exons ATGAAACAGGAACATCCAAGCCAACCCATG GCTCCAATGCCATTTTATGCGGGGGACCCAAACAGATTCCCTACAGCCTGGCAAACAGATCCTTCACAAG gTTGGCAGAATCAATTTATACAGCAGCTTCCTACCCAGACTGGCCAAACGACCTTAGACTATCAAGGAAATCATACCCCTTACGCAACATCTCCTCATTACCAAGCCAACACCACGTACACCGTCCAAAACGTCGCTACTACGTTTGATGTCACAAACAATGCTTATTATCCAGCTGGAGTTCAAACTATTCCAGCACAAAGACCACCATCGAACCGTGGAGCGTATACTCCCGTGCCATCACCGCGAGCTCCACTTTATACGACTGAGTATCAA CAACAAATGCAGCAACACAGACAAGAAGAAGCCGAACAGCAGATGTTCTCTCAATCAGACAGGGTCAACTTAAATTCTAgattaaaaacaatgatattaaataaacagaacCATATAAGGGATGGCACAAATACACCACCAGATAAAGGCGACCCCGGAGAGGGACCCCCTCGCGTTATCGATGATAGAAAAAGTGGGGTTACTGAAGATAGAAATAACACCGGTCATTTTTTATCGTATAGCCACCATCTCCGAGATAATTACCGTATAGGTGAACAGGGTATATCTGTCGCTGGTAATTATTCACAAAACACCCACGCTTATGGTTTGGGTGACTTCGGAGGTGGTGGCCACCACGTATGGGAGGGGGGGACGGAAGTCtcgaaaaattatgaaaaaaacaatttgtctAAGACTGTATCTAAAACATCTCAAAAATTACCGTCTTATACTGATATGAGACCACAATATGGAACATATACCAATGTACCATATGACGCGCAAAAATATGCAGAAATGTACGGTAGTGATagtaatttaagttataatcaACAAGATAGCAAAGATTTTCAATCAAAGATGCTTATTGGACCAGTATCCGACATTAATCAACAAAATTGCGCATCCTCGCGTGATGTAAACGCACAAAAGAGAGCTTATGATAGAGAGCCTTATGATCCTAAATTTAGACATCAAGTAGCACCTCTAATACCTAAATTAGAAATACCAGATAACTTCCAGTATTTCAAAGATCCAATAAAAATAGAACCTCAGAGACATTTGAATCAAAACGTATATTCAAAACCAAACGAAACGCTTgcgaatatttcttataaagaatattcaaacaacatttcttccagacaaggCCAAGTCACGGCTTTACCGCCAATATCAACAATAAAACATGAGAACTTTAACCAGAAACCTCAAATCTATCAGAACTTCCAGAATGGTCcttatgaaagaaaaaataataaaaatgatgtttACGCACAAATCCCAAGGATACAAGAGAGTGTAGGTTTTcagaaatataatagaaattatgAAGCTAGACATGAAAAAGAATCGGATAATTCTGAACGGAGCACCCCTATTGATCCTAAACCACCTTATTATATAGAACAAATTAAATCAGAACATTCACCACCTGGacacaagatatataaaaatttaaactacgGTCCACCTAGAAATGAACCATACATGTTTACAGGGGAAGGAGGACCAGTGTCTATTAGAAATGAAATAGGCTATGCTTGTTGTAGACAAGGATCTACAAAAAATCCTCCACCAGAACATTTAAGAGATGGAGCTTGTCCTGGCCTTCAAACTAAAGATGAAATTCTAGAAGACGATGCTGAAAATACTGATAAAACGGATTCTAAAAATCAATCTAAACCCGGCACCCCAGTGCCTGAATCACATATCAAAAATACTAAGGAGAATCAATTCAATTATTCTAAGGAATATTTGGATAATTTGGaaaggttaaaaaataattcaaggaCGGAAGTACCAGATTGCAATTGCTTCCCAGCAGACAAAAATCCTCCAGAACCTGGCAGCTACTACACTCATTTAG GAGCATCATCATCTTTGTCCGAACTGAGAAAAGATCTTGAAGCACGTACAGGGCTATCTGGCAAAGAACTACGAATTGAAAAAATCTGCTATACTGGAAAAGAGGGCAAAACTGCCCAAGGTTGCCCTATGGCTAAGTGG GTCATACGGCGCTCTAACTATACAGAAAAAGTATTAGTCGTCGTAAAATTTCGTAATGGCCACAAATGTGCTACATCATGGATAGTAGTGTGTTTAGTAGCCTGGGAAGGAATTCCACAATCCGAAGCTGACTTAGATTACACATTGCTATCTCATAAACTGAATAGATATGGTTTGCCAACAACACGTCGATGTGCGACAAACGAAAACAGAACATGTGCATGTCAAG gtcTTGATCCAGAAACATGCGGCGCATCCTATAGTTTCGGTTGCTCCTGGTCCATGTATTACAATGGATGCAAATACGCCCGTTCAAAAACTGTCCGTAAGTTCCGACTTTCGGTCAAAACTGAGGAGAGCGAGATTGAGGAGCGTATGCACGTTTTGGCAACACTTTTGAGCCCATTGTATATGAACCTTGCACCTAAATCATTTGATAATCAATGTCAGTTCGAGAAAGAAGCTTCAGATTGCCGATTAGGTTTCAAGCCTGGACGACCGTTTTCAG gagtAACAGCTTGCATAGATTTTTGTGCTCATGCGCATAGAGATCTACACAACATGAACAACGGTTGTACTGCCGTCGTGACCCTCGCCAAACATCGTGCACTTTCAAAACCTAACGACGAACAATTACATGTCCTTCCGCTATACGTTCTAGACACTACTGACGAGTTTGGTTCAAAGGAAGCTCAGGAAGAAAAGATGAAAAGTGGGGCTCTGGAAGTCTTGGACAA ataTCCTATGGAAGTGCGGGTTCGATCGGTTCCTCTACAACCCTGTAGACGCCAtggtaaaaaaagaaaagatgaTGAAAATTCAGATTCGAATAATTCGTCTACAAACACGCCTCAACAGAGTCCGGGTAATCAGAAAAAACCTCAATGTACAACACCTGCACCTAAGACTCCACAACCAAATGATGTCAGAAATAACGCCAGTCCGAGAAGCCAAAGCAGTGCTTCACCTAGAGCTAATACACCTGCATTAAGTCAATCGAATAATTCGGCTTTTTCCAATAATCCACATTACAATTCGGCCTTTGTTAATCCAAATATGCACGGTCTTAATCCCGGACTAATGAATGCAAGCTTAGGGAATCCTGCTTTACTTGATATGGCTACTATGATAGACAATTTCACTGATGCACAATTACAGAGCAACCAAATTTCTAGTACTGTGTTAGATTCACCATACAATCCTTACGATCAAAGTTACAATCTTCATAACCAGAGTTCTATCTATAATCCGAATCATGTCCCTGCTTTAATGGAGAACAACAGTCAAAATTCAAATCCCAATCAATTACCGAGTTTTTCGCCTGCATTACAAAAACGAGATCAACAATTTAGTACTCATAATTCAGGCCCAATGAATGCACCTCAACAGCAATGGCCTGATTTTGATAATACggaaatatttaacaatgtcGTTAAGGAAGACCCTGATTCGACCACAGCTCATTTGAATATGCCACCCAATAACTATAGTCCAGATTCAAATCGTAGCGATACAAACTCAGATCAAATCTACAAAAATAACACAGAGTCAGAAAAGCAACACGTGATAAATGACATATCACAAAAAATACCTGAATTTGATATGCCTAACTCCCCAAGATTAACGGAGATTTCTCAAAAAACACATAGAACACCAGAATCGCCGGCATCTTCGCAAGAACTTAAATCGCCAAATAATGATACAATTACTAACCCCGAAATTCGAAAAAGTGTGTGGAAATCTCCTGATTCTAAAAACTGGGAAGCTAAATCTAAGGAACAAGTTAATGAAAATGAAAGTGCATTATTTCGAGTACCTAAAGCTAGGCCACCATCCCGGTCTCAATATCTTAACCCAAATGAAGGTATGGAAAATTCAACTTTTTTGAAACCATATCCACCATCTGATAGGAACCATACAAACCAAGGATATGAACATAGAAGTATGCATGATATCAGAATGAATAATGTTGTTCCCCCAACGTCAGCAGTTCAGTCTAATTATACTATTAGCCATGATGAAACGCAAAACACATCCTCAAATAAACCCGTGGCTGAATTCACGGGCAACAATTTCCATCCGATTAGCCAAAATTCTTATAGTAATCAACCTTCAATGCAAGGTTACGGCAATTATCCTCAAATGACAAACGCTTATCCATTTTCAACAAACCCATATGGACATTATAATCCGTATGAAAATTCCTACAACGATTATAACAGTCTAGCATATTACAATGCCGAAAAGTATAAAAGAGAAGAATTAATAAGAAATTCACATTGCTACAATTCTTATGGATACCAATATAATCCAAACTTCGCCGCCAACTTCTATCAGAATCCGAGTCCTAATTGGTGCCAATCTTCACCTAATTGGTGTTTGTATCCTCCGCCCTTTTCTATTCCGTATCCGCCGGAACCACCTAAAGCGGAACCAATAGGAGAAGTTACAGGCTTATCAGATAATCTTGAATGTTTCAAAGACAGTCAAATGGGAGGTGTCGCTATAGCGTTAGGTCACGGAAGTGTATTATTCGAATGTGCTAAACACGAGATGCATTCCACCACGGCTGTCAAAAGTCCAAACCGAGTAAACCCGACACGtatatcattagttttctatcaACACCGAAATTTAAATCGCCCTAAACATGGTCTCGAAGAATGGGAGGAAAAAATGAGGTTAAAAAAATTGGGATTAAATCCATCGACACCAAGCACACCCGGTCCCAATTCAAATTCAGCGTCACCTGCGACGACCCCTGGGCCCGACCAACGACAGATTACCACAGCagaaaaatggaaaaataatgAGAACCTAATTCCAGGTGGATACAGTTCACTATCAGCATTAGTGGAAGCAACAAATGCTGCTAAGAAAAGTGGTCAGATTAGACTGAGGACGGACACACAAACAACAATGTCCTGGACCACTCTATTCCCCATGCACCCCTGCACTGTCACAGGTCCATACCAAGAGTCCGGTACTTGA